One part of the Solanum dulcamara chromosome 8, daSolDulc1.2, whole genome shotgun sequence genome encodes these proteins:
- the LOC129899096 gene encoding remorin-like, with translation MGEEEAKKVETAGDVAEEKAIVLSTLPPSEELEDKPDDSKALAIVEPETKALIPVEKKGSIGRDATLARLTAEKRLSLIKAWEESEKSKAENKAQKKMSEILAWENSKKASLEAELKRSEEKLLKKKAEYIEKLKNKIALAHKSAEEKRAITEAKRGEDLLIAEEMAAKCRATGTSPKKPLLGCF, from the exons ATGGGTGAAGAAGAAGCCAAGAAAGTGGAAACTGCTGGAGATGTTGCGGAGGAGAAAGCCATCGTGTTATCAACTCTACCTCCTTCTGAAGAATTGGAAGACAAACCTGATGATTCCAAAGCTCTTGCCATCGTCGAACCCGAAACTA AAGCGCTGATACCTGTTGAGAAAAAGGGATCTATAGGCAGAG ATGCAACTCTTGCCCGATTAACGGCCGAGAAGAGATTGTCACTGATTAAAGCATGGGAAGAAAGTGAGAAATCAAAAGCTGAAAACAA AGCTCAGAAAAAGATGTCTGAAATTCTTGCATGGGAGAACAGCAAGAAAGCAAGCTTGGAGGCTGAGCTAAAAAGGTCTGAG GAGAAATTGTTGAAAAAGAAGGCTGAGTACATTGAGAAACTGAAAAACAAGATTGCTCTAGCCCACAAGTCAGCAGAAGAAAAAAGAGCGATAACTGAAGCTAAACGTGGAGAAGATCTTCTTATCGCAGAGGAGATGGCAGCAAAATGTCGGGCTACTGGAACTTCTCCAAAGAAACCGCTCCTTGGATGTTTTTGA
- the LOC129900947 gene encoding membrane steroid-binding protein 2-like, whose translation MALQLWDALKDSITAYTGLSPATFFTVVALALAFYYVVSGFFGSSDHGHHQRSRDFEEQTQALPPPVQLGEVTEEELKNYDGSDPSKPLLMAIKGQIYDVSQSRMFYGPGGPYALFAGKDASRALAKLSFEEKDLTGDISGLGAFELDALQDWEFKFMSKYVKVGTVKKD comes from the exons ATGGCCCTACAACTATGGGATGCCTTGAAAGATTCAATCACCGCATACACGGGTCTATCTCCTGCAACTTTTTTCACAGTTGTTGCTTTGGCTCTTGCTTTCTACTATGTTGTCTCGGGGTTTTTCGGCTCATCTGATCATGGTCATCATCAAAGGTCCAGAGACTTTGAGGAACAGACACAGGCTTTGCCCCCTCCTGTTCAACTTGGAGAAGTCACTGAAGAGGAGTTGAAGAACTATGATGGGTCTGATCCCAGCAAACCTTTGTTGATGGCTATTAAGGGTCAGATCTATGATGTTTCTCAGAGCAG AATGTTCTATGGACCTGGGGGACCTTATGCATTGTTTGCTGGAAAGGATGCTAGTAGAGCTCTTGCCAAGCTGTCCTTTGAGGAAAAAGATCTCACAGGGGATATCTCTGGCCTTGGTGCATTTGAGCTTGATGCCTTGCAAGATTGGGAGTTCAAATTCATGAGCAAATATGTCAAAGTTGGGACTGTGAAGAAGGACTAA